The genomic stretch CGGTTCAAATAGAGACCGATTCCAATACTGATTTCCAAAAGCGGTAAAAAGCAATGGGGCTGTTTCTCCTGATATTCTGGCCAATCCTAACATGATTCCGGTAACAATTCCCCGGCTGGCGCTGGGAATAACGATAAATATCACCATCTTCCACTCTGGCAATCCAAGTGCGAGGGCCGCCTCCCGGATTGTATCGGGAACCAATTTCAAAAATTCTTCACTATTTCTGACCATGATCGGAATTAACATTATTCCAAGTGCAATGCCTCCGGATAGAAGTGAAAAGTGTCCCATTGGAAGTACTATGAGGATATAAGCAAAGATCCCGATGACAATGGAGGGAATACTGTTCATGAGATCAGCTGCATATCGTACACAAAATCCGATCACGTTCTTCTTTCCATATTCCGAGAGATAAAGTCCTCCCATGAAGCCAAGGGGAATACCCATTAATCCTGCCAGTCCCATCAGTTTTAGCGATCCCACAATAGCGTTGGCCATCCCTCCTCCGCTCTCTCCGACCGGTTTGGGAAGATGGGTAAAAAAAGCGGGACTAAAGGAGCCAATTCCGTGAAACACAATATAGCCCAGTATAAAAAAGAGAATCGAAATGACAAGAACCGAACTCAGACCAGTAAGAAAAAGCATAAAATAATTGATCATTTTTCGCCTGATGGCAAATGCTGATGTCATGATCTTCCCTCAAACTTTGCTGTAACGCTATAAATAAGCAGCCTCGCCAGGGCATGGATCAAAATCGTGACGACGAATAGGATTAACCCGATTTCGATGAGAGATTGGATATAAAAATCGGATGTTGCTTCTGTAAATTCGTTGGCGATGACGGCGGCCATAGTGTAAGCCGGTTCAAATAAAGAGAGTTTAATATCTGGCCGGTTTCCGATGACCATTGTAACCGCCATCGTCTCCCCGAGCGCCCGGGCAAGCGCGAGAAATACCGACCCCATAATTCCGGATCGGGCAAACGGGAGGACGGCTACCCAAATCATTTCCCAACGGGTGGCGCCGAGCGATAGAATTGCCTCCCGCTGTGTGGAGGGGACCGCTAACAGGACTTCACGGGAAACTGAAATAATAAAGGGGAGAATCATAATGGCGAGAATGATACCGGCTGTCAACATTCCGACGCCGTAGGGTGTACCCTTAAAAAAGGGGAGAAAACCGAAAGTGGATTTCAAAAAAGCTTCACCGCTATTTCGCATCCAGGGAACGAGAATGAATATACCGACGATTCCATAAATAACGCTTGGAATAGCTGCCAGGAGTTCAACCATAAAACTGATGGGGTTGGAAAGCCACCAGGGGCAGAGTTCCGAGAGAAAAATGGCCATCCCGAGACCAATCGGCACAGCCAGAAGGAGGGCAAGAAACGAGGTTATCAGGGTCCCATAGAGAAAGGTAAGGGCTCCGAACTGTTCGCCGACGGGGTCCCAGACGGTTTTCCAGAGGAAAGAGAATCCAAATTTTTCAATAGGTAGGTGTGAGTGAATGACCAGTTGGACGGCGATCAGAAGTGTCACTCCGAGAATCGAAAGAGCACCCAGTAACACTCCATTTTTGAACAGAAAATTGAGGAGCTGGCTTTTTCGAAAGAAGTGAAAGAACTCCCTGGAGGGATCAGCGCTATTCATAAAAGAAGTCATCCATTTAATCAAAATATTGGGTTTTATCAAGCTTAATGATTGATAATCACATCTTGATCAAATTTGGGTCACAACCGTGTAAACTTCCTTGATCCTTGCCGGTCAGGATGATCGTTTGCTCATGTTGACCTTTTCATGAGGAATCAGGAGGCGGGGAATCGGACGGAAAATGTCGAGCCTTCGTTGGGATAACTTTCGACTCCGACAGATCCGCCGTGAGCTTCGATGAGATGCTTTACAATCGAAAGCCCGAGACCGGTTCCTCCGATTTCTCGAGATCGCGCACGGTCTACGCGGTAGAATCGTTCAAAAATCCGGTTTTGATCCACCAGTGGGATGCCGATTCCATTGTCTTTGACAAAAAGTTCGATCCGGTCGTTCTTTTTCTGACTTCCAATAAGTATCTTCCCTTTTTCTGGGGTATATTTAATGGCGTTTTCAATGAGGTTGATGAATATCCGGGTCAGTTTGTCCGGATCAGCCTTTAAGACTAAATCTTCGGAGGTCTGAATTTCAATGGTTTGACCTTTCTTTTCGGCAAGAGGGTAGAGAGATGCGACCGTTTTCTCTAAAAACGGCTTGACCGAAATGGAAGTCAGTTGAAGTTTTTCCTTTCCTGACTCAATTCTCGCGAGTTCAAG from Nitrospirota bacterium encodes the following:
- the pstA gene encoding phosphate ABC transporter permease PstA: MTSAFAIRRKMINYFMLFLTGLSSVLVISILFFILGYIVFHGIGSFSPAFFTHLPKPVGESGGGMANAIVGSLKLMGLAGLMGIPLGFMGGLYLSEYGKKNVIGFCVRYAADLMNSIPSIVIGIFAYILIVLPMGHFSLLSGGIALGIMLIPIMVRNSEEFLKLVPDTIREAALALGLPEWKMVIFIVIPSASRGIVTGIMLGLARISGETAPLLFTAFGNQYWNRSLFEPVSSLPVMIYTYAISPYEEWHKLAWTAGMVLLLLILGMNIISRWIFQKRLG
- the pstC gene encoding phosphate ABC transporter permease subunit PstC, coding for MNSADPSREFFHFFRKSQLLNFLFKNGVLLGALSILGVTLLIAVQLVIHSHLPIEKFGFSFLWKTVWDPVGEQFGALTFLYGTLITSFLALLLAVPIGLGMAIFLSELCPWWLSNPISFMVELLAAIPSVIYGIVGIFILVPWMRNSGEAFLKSTFGFLPFFKGTPYGVGMLTAGIILAIMILPFIISVSREVLLAVPSTQREAILSLGATRWEMIWVAVLPFARSGIMGSVFLALARALGETMAVTMVIGNRPDIKLSLFEPAYTMAAVIANEFTEATSDFYIQSLIEIGLILFVVTILIHALARLLIYSVTAKFEGRS